One region of Oryza sativa Japonica Group chromosome 10, ASM3414082v1 genomic DNA includes:
- the LOC112936609 gene encoding uncharacterized protein produces MGSFSLPFGTIHSIEPAFNLSACNRLYDVSGGGNVPRPGTGTENMKLLFMVVLMAIVGCTLYINGFVQVFFPWVRQIGFQKYSLSIIARFLLNFAFFQFVPLVSATISQSQANSGGNNDGVLRNESELLAALLWLILVELIRKKVQGMLLPTDGSSFSRGIGRLTLMDVSYEVSHLVWVGYLIFANLARQTRTETLEFRYYLLGLTLIYIFTVLWSLCLAKLVLSLLNRRLASCSLHTARNPLVVAAYMQKLMEKQTATSPPAITLSTCKFVVMGEDRLVLHYNKVNNDDDNNNNKRKRRMRRRDNGVLEPVTIHGYGYGVARRVGGDQNEHKHVHLLLTDPDEYLRLTEHDCVEKGRLITVEDVMNMHEQHANLFKGRRRQLLEDLCISFSLFKMFRRRFEHYPMVEVGSAMARGVMLDGVLKLEGCEPVGKAQKLCSKFTLNRVQGQIQRGFQVLQLELDLLVHYYQQAAAPVVMSQPILFVVNFVSSLFLLCLLLGTVVYILFISSQGEPVYCQIIVWTTTGNGPISNVYFYITVLLVLTVIAIETHEFWTVHVFSSWNIVRMVCTYHRAAHRPWLRWLCFLVIRVRFLTFSVGKSEMVIYQMSIFDAASPLQKLYATVRAADVALPAIATGRIIDALRSDAVVSRTTGIVSLPDIDGLDFRTMTTTEIILACHLATELLDNEHDDHPPPAADENDDDQQQQKKKKEKKEDDRKIASVLSRYCMFLVAQIPELLPDDETWVSDRYGDTASALHLASRRVVCPTSRRRKKAIAVAVRSSRWEELFDDDPAARRGARLFHRLRRRGPAFDKAWDELARFWVHLVVYLAPSNDVQGHAKALASWGSGDLLTCLWTLCTHAGITRQPSEQAAELTVDDSNV; encoded by the exons ATGGGGTCGTTCTCGTTGCCTTTTGGGACGATTCATTCGATTGAGCCGGCATTCAACCTCTCTGCATG TAATCGTCTATACGatgtgagcggcggcggcaacgtccCACGACCGGGGACGGGGACGGAGAATATGAAGCTGCTGTTCATGGTGGTGCTCATGGCGATCGTGGGCTGCACGCTCTACATCAACGGCTTCGTGCAGGTCTTCTTCCCGTGGGTGCGCCAGATCGGGTTCCAGAAGTACAGCCTCTCCATCATCGCGCGCTTCCTGCTCAACTTCGCCTTCTTCCAGTTTGTCCCTCTCGTCTCGGCGACCATCTCCCAGAGCCAGGCCAACAGCGGCGGCAACAACGACGGCGTCCTCCGGAACGAATCGGAGCTCCTGGCGGCGCTCCTGTGGTTGATCCTCGTGGAGCTCATCCGCAAGAAGGTCCAGGGGATGCTGCTGCCGACCGACGGCTCCTCCTTCTCGAGGGGCATCGGGAGGCTCACGCTCATGGATGTCTCCTACGAGGTGAGCCACCTGGTGTGGGTCGGCTACCTCATCTTCGCAAACTTGGCGAGGCAGACGAGGACGGAGACGTTAGAATTCCGATACTATTTGTTAGGGTTGACGTTGATCTACATCTTCACTGTGCTCTGGTCGCTGTGCTTGGCGAAGCTGGTGCTGAGCCTGTTGAACAGGAGGCTCGCGAGCTGCTCCTTGCACACGGCGAGGAACCCTCTTGTCGTTGCAGCTTACATGCAGAAACTCATGGAGAAGCAGACGGCCACAAGCCCCCCCGCCATCACCTTGTCCACCTGCAAATTCGTTGTCATGGGCGAGGATCGACTTGTCCTCCACTACAACAAGGTGAACAACGATgacgacaacaacaacaacaagaggaagaggagaatgAGGAGGAGGGATAATGGGGTGCTCGAGCCGGTCACGATCCATGGATACGGCTACGGCGTGGCAaggcgcgtcggcggcgaccagaACGAGCACAAGCATGTGCATCTCCTCCTCACCGACCCCGACGAGTATCTCCGCCTGACGGAGCACGACTGCGTGGAGAAGGGGCGGCTGATCACCGTGGAAGACGTGATGAACATGCACGAGCAGCACGCCAACCTGTTCAAAGGCAGGAGGCGTCAGCTCCTCGAGGACCTGTGcatctccttctccctcttcAAGATGTTCCGGCGCCGCTTCGAGCACTACCCGATGGTGGAGGTCGGCTCCGCCATGGCTCGCGGCGTCATGCTCGACGGCGTCCTCAAGCTCGAGGGATGTGAGCCTGTGGGCAAAGCCCAGAAACTCTGCAGCAAGTTCACGCTGAACCGAGTACAAGGTCAAATCCAGAGGGGTTTCCAGGTGCTCCAGCTTGAGCTTGATCTCTTGGTGCACTACTACCAGCAGGCGGCTGCCCCAGTGGTAATGTCCCAACCTATCCTTTTCGTCGTCAACTTCgtctcctccctcttcctcctgtGTCTACTGCTCGGCACCGTCGTCTACATACTTTTCATCTCAAGTCAAGGTGAGCCGGTGTATTGCCAAATCATCGTCTGGACGACCACCGGAAACGGCCCCATCTCCAACGTCTACTTCTACATAACCGTGCTGCTCGTGCTCACGGTCATCGCCATTGAAACCCACGAGTTCTGGACCGTGCATGTGTTCTCCAGCTGGAACATTGTTCGCATGGTCTGCACCTATCACCGTGCTGCCCATCGCCCGTGGCTACGGTGGCTCTGCTTCCTTGTCATCAGGGTAAGGTTCCTCACGTTTTCTGTGGGCAAATCGGAGATGGTCATCTACCAGATGTCCATCTTCGACGCCGCCTCTCCACTCCAAAAACTCTACGCAACTGTGAGGGCGGCCGACGTCGCGCTGCCGGCGATCGCCACCGGACGGATCATCGACGCCTTGCGTTCTGACGCCGTCGTCAGCCGCACCACCGGGATCGTCAGCCTCCCCGACATCGATGGCCTCGACTTCCGCACCATGACCACCACCGAGATCATCCTGGCGTGCCACCTCGCCACGGAGCTTCTCGACAACGAACACGACGACCaccctccccccgccgccgacgaaaacgacgacgaccagcagcagcagaagaagaagaaggagaagaaagaagacgACCGCAAGATCGCGTCGGTGTTGTCGAGGTACTGCATGTTCCTGGTGGCGCAGATCCCGGAGCTGCTCCCCGACGACGAGACGTGGGTGTCCGACAGGTACGGCGACACGGCGAGCGCCCTGCACCTCGCGTCCAGGCGGGTCGTCTGCCCGACgagccggaggaggaagaaggcgataGCCGTGGCCGTCCGATCGAGCCGGTGGGAGGAGCTGTTCGACGACgacccggcggcgcggcgcggcgccagGCTGTTCcaccggctccggcggcggggcCCGGCGTTCGACAAGGCGTGGGACGAGCTGGCGCGCTTCTGGGTGCACCTCGTCGTCTACCTCGCGCCGTCCAACGACGTGCAGGGCCACGCCAAGGCGCTGGCCTCCTGGGGCAGCGGCGACCTCCTCACCTGCCTCTGGACGCTGTGCACGCACGCCGGGATCACGCGCCAGCCTTCCGAGCAGGCGGCCGAGCTCACCGTCGACGACAGCAATGTCTAG
- the LOC107275623 gene encoding flotillin-like protein 3, with amino-acid sequence MARFVVAGASEYLAITGWGIDDVKLAKKAWVFAGQKCLKFDATPVSYDIDVQAMSSEKLPFRLPAAYTIGPSPKIKRNPVVDGPAPPADTQRRLEDCDEEALLLYAKLIAASQIRSPNHVIDLVKGVIEGETRVLASSMTMEEIFQGTKKFKQQVFDQVQLALNELGLYIYSANVKQLVDDPDSPGNDYFSFLGQKRQAEVEGKAKVAEAEARMKGEIGAKEREGLTLQNAAKVDAETKVLSARQQGVGCREEIKVKADVEVYENEREADIAAARAALAVKKAGLDKQSKVAEVEAVKAVVVREAELQLEVERKNALRLTEKLKAEKLSKATVQYETQVQDSNAALYDRQMAADATLFEQVKSAEARKAQAGAKFFEQKLAEDARLYARQREAEALAGVGRAKAELVASMLQELGGDHGALRDSLMIDGGVYEEVARVNASAMSGIQPKISIRSGAGGANAGASSAGAVQQVAAADVYDMLPPFLQSSGGFNKLPL; translated from the exons ATGGCGCGTTTCGTGGTGGCCGGCGCGTCGGAGTACCTGGCCATCACGGGCTGGGGGATCGACGACGTGAAGCTGGCGAAGAAGGCGTGGGTGTTCGCGGGGCAGAAGTGCCTCAAGTTCGACGCCACGCCGGTGAGCTACGACATCGACGTGCAGGCCATGAGCTCCGAGAAGCTGCCCTTCAGGCTCCCCGCCGCCTACACCATCGGCCCCAGCCCCAAGATCAAACGGAACCCTGTGGTGGACggaccggcgccgccggccgacaCACAACGGAGACTGGAGGATTGCGACGAGGAAGCG CTACTACTGTACGCAAAACTCATTGCTGCTTCCCAGATCAGATCACCAAACCACGTCATCGATCTCGTGAAGGGTGTCATCGAGGGCGAGACCCGCGTGCTCGCCTCGTCCATGACCATGGAGGAGATCTTCCAGGGCACAAAGAAGTTCAAGCAACAAGTGTTCGACCAGGTGCAGCTTGCCCTCAACGAGCTTGGCCTCTACATCTACAGCGCCAACGTCAAGCAGCTCGTCGATGACCCGGATTCACCCGGCAACGACTACTTCTCCTTCCTGGGGCAGAAGAGgcaggcggaggtggagggcaAGGCGAAGGTggccgaggcggaggcgcggaTGAAGGGGGAGATCGGCgccaaggagagggaggggctcACGCTTCAGAACGCGGCGAAGGTGGATGCCGAGACGAAGGTGCTGTCCGCGCGGCAGCAGGGTGTGGGCTGCAGGGAGGAGATCAAGGTGAAGGCCGATGTGGAGGTGTACGAGAACGAGAGGGAGGCGGacatcgcggcggcgcgggcggcgctaGCGGTGAAGAAGGCCGGGCTGGACAAGCAGTCCAAGGTTGCCGAGGTCGAGGCGGTCAAGGCCGTCGTCGTTCGCGAGGCCGAGCTGCAGCTGGAGGTGGAGCGCAAGAACGCGCTGCGCCTCACCGAGAAGCTCAAGGCCGAGAAGCTCAGCAAGGCCACCGTCCAGTACGAGACACAG GTGCAAGATTCAAACGCGGCGCTGTACGACAGGCAGATGGCAGCGGACGCGACGCTGTTCGAGCAGGTGAAGTCGGCGGAGGCGCGCAAGGCGCAGGCCGGCGCCAAGTTCTTCGAGCAGAAGCTGGCCGAGGACGCGAGGCTGTACGCGAGGcagcgggaggcggaggcgctggCCGGGGTGGGCAGGGCCAAGGCGGAGCTCGTGGCGTCCATGCTccaggagctcggcggcgaccacgGCGCGCTCCGGGACAGCCTCATGATCGACGGCGGCGTGTACGAGGAGGTCGCGCGCGTCAACGCCAGCGCGATGAGCGGCATCCAGCCCAAGATCAGCATcaggagcggcgccggcggcgccaacgCCGGTGCTAGCAGCGCAGGCGCGGTGCagcaggtggcggcggccgacgtGTACGACATGCTGCCGCCGTTCCTGCAGTCATCAGGGGGATTTAACAAATTGCCACTATAG
- the LOC107275600 gene encoding flotillin-like protein 2: protein MARFVVAGPSEYLAITGWGIDDVKLAKKAWVFAGQKCSRFDISPVNYEFNVEAMSSEKLAFNLPAVFTIGPKITPAPAPEVDGASNQRRVLMPESEEKLLLYAKLIAPHDHASNHVKQLVKGVIEGETRVLAASMTMEEIFQGTKKFKQEVFDQVQLDLNKFGLYIYNANVKQLVDEPGHEYFSYLGKKTQQEAANKAKVDVAEERMKGEVGAKEREGLTRQNAAKVDAETKVVSVRQQGIGLREEAKVKAEVQVYENEREAEIAAAQAGLAMKKAGWEKQSKVAQVEAVKAVAIREAELQMEVERKNALRLTEKLKAEQLSKATVQYETQVQESNAALYNRQKAADATLYEQVKSAEARKAQADAMFFEQKLAEDARLYAKQKEAEALAMVGKAKVEYVTSMLQALGGDYGALRDYLMIDGGMYQEMARVNASAVSGMQPKISIWSGADGAAGEAGAGAMQQVAGVYKMLPPLLSTVHEQTGMQPPAWMGSLPKDGAN, encoded by the exons ATGGCGCGTTTCGTGGTGGCCGGCCCGTCGGAGTACCTGGCCATCACCGGCTGGGGAATCGACGACGTGAAGCTGGCGAAGAAGGCGTGGGTGTTCGCCGGCCAGAAGTGCAGCAGGTTCGACATCTCGCCGGTGAACTACGAGTTCAACGTGGAGGCCATGAGCTCCGAGAAGCTGGCCTTCAATCTCCCCGCCGTCTTCACCATCGGCCCCAAGatcacgccggcgccggcgcctgaGGTCGATGGCGCCTCGAATCAACGGCGCGTTCTCATGCCTGAGAGCGAGGAAAAG CTCCTACTGTACGCCAAGCTCATCGCCCCGCACGACCATGCGTCGAACCATGTCAAACAGCTTGTCAAGGGCGTCATCGAGGGTGAGACCCGCGTGCTGGCCGCCTCCATGACCATGGAGGAGATCTTCCAGGGCACCAAGAAGTTCAAGCAAGAGGTGTTCGACCAGGTGCAGCTCGATCTCAACAAGTTTGGCCTCTACATCTACAATGCCAACGTGAAGCAGCTCGTCGACGAGCCCGGCCACGAGTACTTCTCCTACCTGGGGAAGAAGACGCAGCAGGAGGCGGCGAACAAGGCGAAGGTGGACGTGGCGGAGGAGCGGATGAAGGGGGAGGTTGGCgccaaggagagggaggggctcACGCGGCAGAACGCGGCGAAGGTGGACGCCGAGACGAAGGTGGTGTCTGTCCGGCAGCAGGGCATCGGCCTCAGGGAGGAGGCCAAGGTGAAGGCGGAGGTGCAGGTGTATGAGAATGAGAGGGAGGCGGAGatcgcggcggcgcaggccggCCTTGCGATGAAGAAGGCCGGGTGGGAGAAGCAGTCCAAGgttgcccaggtggaggccgtCAAGGCCGTCGCCATTCGCGAGGCCGAGCTCCAGATGGAGGTGGAGCGCAAGAACGCGCTGCGCCTCACCGAGAAGCTCAAGGCCGAGCAGCTCAGCAAGGCCACCGTCCAGTACGAGACACAG GTGCAAGAGTCGAACGCGGCGCTGTACAACAGGCAGAAGGCGGCGGACGCGACGCTGTACGAGCAGGTGAAGTCGGCGGAGGCGCGCAAGGCGCAGGCGGACGCCATGTTCTTCGAGCAGAAGCTGGCGGAGGACGCGAGGCTGTACGCGAAGCagaaggaggcggaggcgctggCCATGGTGGGCAAGGCCAAGGTGGAGTACGTCACGTCCATGCTCCAGGCGCTCGGCGGCGACTACGGCGCGCTCCGGGACTACCTCATGATCGACGGCGGCATGTACCAGGAGATGGCGCGCGTCAACGCCAGCGCGGTGAGCGGCATGCAGCCCAAGATCAGCATCTGGAgcggcgcggacggcgccgccggcgaggccggcgccggcgcgatgCAGCAGGTGGCCGGCGTGTACAAgatgctgccgccgctgctgtcgACGGTTCACGAGCAGACCGGCATGCAGCCGCCGGCGTGGATGGGCTCCCTGCCAAAAGACGGCGCCAACTAA